One segment of Carya illinoinensis cultivar Pawnee chromosome 1, C.illinoinensisPawnee_v1, whole genome shotgun sequence DNA contains the following:
- the LOC122276146 gene encoding E3 ubiquitin-protein ligase BRE1A, with product MGAYASKNKSNLFDKDVSGLMEKTGFLQKEMREMICEREKESKGYERDMMIFAFKEAEWKQERKRLRGEVKSLRKMVEEKEDKIRGMGEKKSDQKEWEMLGTSFMVEQMREERARRDETVEKWKQLYLAIKMELDDLIQRTHHGDVQHWRAEEEEEMVIEELQRELNAKEETIKALKARVASIEHEEYKKEREIDILRQSLRIMSSQKTAPRVTKNLP from the exons ATGGGTGCGTATGCGAGCAAGAACAAGAGCAATTTGTTTGACAAAGACGTTAGCGGGTTGATGGAGAAGACGGGGTTTCTGCAGAAAGAAATGAGGGAGATGATTTgtgagagggagaaagagagcaAGGGTTATGAGCGAGACATGATGATTTTTGCATTCAAGGAGGCGGAGTGGaagcaagagaggaagagaCTAAGAGGAGAGGTGAAGAGCTTGAGGAAGATGGTGGAAGAGAAAGAGGATAAGATCAGAGGGATGGGGGAGAAGAAGAGTGATCAGAAAGAGTGGGAAATGTTGGGAACCAGCTTCATGGTGGAGCAAATGAGGGAGGAGAGAGCACGGCGAGATGAGACTGTGGAGAAGTGGAAGCAGCTATATCTTGCAATTAAGATGGAGCTTGATGATCTTATTCAGAGAACACATCATG GGGATGTGCAGCATTGGAGagcagaagaggaagaagagatgGTGATAGAAGAGTTACAGAGGGAACTCAATGCCAAGGAAGAGACCATCAAAGCACTGAAAGCGAGAGTAGCTTCTATAGAGCATGAAGAATACaagaaagagagggagattGACATACTGAGGCAAAGCTTACGAATCATGAGCAGCCAGAAGACGGCTCCGCGTGTCaccaagaatcttccctaa